One genomic region from Cetobacterium sp. 8H encodes:
- a CDS encoding CpsD/CapB family tyrosine-protein kinase — translation MSQNLFFNDDNIQLSESLRVIRTNLFFLNNKEAGRVILITSSVPKEGKSLLAINYAYSIAITGKKVLLIDCDLRCPRLNEAFNLNFNHGLESLLANNLEHEKIVIKNISKNLDFIPSKTVTSNPTELFLNDKFLTLLNTVKNNYNTIIIDTPPLTIASDAAILSKLSDGVVYVVAYDEVSAEDLKFGKELLKNAKANIYGFVVNKAEKNIGNYGRKYPYDYESSKDSKKSIFSLNFIKTFFGGRE, via the coding sequence ATGTCTCAAAATTTGTTTTTTAATGATGATAATATTCAGCTCAGTGAATCTCTTAGAGTAATCAGAACAAACCTATTTTTTTTAAATAACAAAGAAGCTGGTCGTGTCATTCTAATTACAAGTTCTGTTCCTAAAGAGGGTAAAAGTCTTTTAGCCATAAACTACGCATATAGTATTGCTATTACAGGTAAAAAAGTTCTTCTGATTGATTGTGATTTAAGATGCCCTCGACTCAATGAAGCCTTCAATCTTAATTTTAATCATGGACTTGAATCTCTATTAGCTAATAATTTAGAGCATGAAAAAATAGTTATTAAAAATATTTCAAAAAACTTGGATTTTATTCCGAGTAAAACAGTTACTTCTAATCCTACTGAGCTTTTTTTAAATGATAAGTTCTTAACACTCCTAAATACAGTAAAAAATAACTATAATACAATAATTATTGATACTCCGCCACTTACTATTGCATCTGATGCTGCTATTTTATCTAAGTTATCTGATGGTGTTGTCTATGTTGTTGCTTATGATGAGGTCAGTGCTGAAGATTTAAAGTTTGGTAAGGAGCTTTTAAAAAATGCAAAGGCTAATATTTACGGATTTGTTGTTAACAAAGCTGAAAAAAATATTGGTAATTATGGTCGGAAATACCCTTACGACTATGAATCCTCAAAAGATTCTAAAAAATCTATTTTTTCTTTAAACTTCATAAAAACATTTTTCGGTGGGAGGGAATAA
- a CDS encoding replication initiation protein has translation MNLKLSEKQIIIEKRTSKIENTIFLYILQKIESSNKCDCELYFQDFKKLSREDIISALDGLMKKHISYFYVEEGNRFKSTFPHITCYSESNSYIHIYVPPMISNAFKKNRIENTISLKTFFYFRQKSSHNFFNLILNSDSENNSLTLTLEQLKDIFSIKEDSYDRFFDFEKALLKPLIEKINTYSDYSLNYTKVKKGENKNNKVIAIEFTLKNNSLIEKSAETNYLIQLIKNNITDYKRIWEALNNSIGEMGFLECKRSILFLKENNLSLSDDELINYLKKKGQNLEEILQLNNHTLIKEKMSLFKNIDYFTKAIYEIMISYNFYYSLNFKFLKDIKEYKEGNTFYYRDESYVIFGTYFENRGSFKIFQK, from the coding sequence GTGAATCTAAAACTTTCTGAGAAACAAATTATTATTGAAAAAAGAACTTCTAAAATTGAAAATACTATATTTTTATACATACTTCAAAAGATAGAATCTTCAAATAAATGTGATTGTGAACTTTACTTCCAAGATTTTAAAAAATTAAGTAGGGAAGATATTATCTCTGCTTTAGATGGTCTTATGAAAAAACATATCTCATATTTCTATGTTGAGGAAGGAAATAGATTTAAATCTACATTTCCACATATAACTTGCTATTCTGAATCTAATAGCTATATCCATATATACGTTCCACCAATGATTTCAAATGCATTTAAAAAAAATAGAATTGAGAATACTATCTCATTAAAAACATTTTTTTACTTTAGACAAAAATCGTCACATAATTTTTTCAACCTAATTCTTAATAGTGATTCTGAAAATAACTCTCTCACACTCACATTGGAGCAATTAAAAGATATTTTTTCTATAAAAGAGGACTCTTATGACCGTTTCTTTGACTTTGAAAAAGCTCTGTTAAAACCCTTAATTGAAAAGATAAATACATATTCAGATTACTCTCTCAACTACACAAAAGTGAAAAAAGGAGAAAATAAAAATAATAAAGTTATTGCTATTGAGTTCACATTAAAAAATAACTCTTTAATTGAAAAAAGTGCTGAAACTAACTATTTAATCCAACTTATTAAAAATAATATCACGGATTACAAAAGAATTTGGGAAGCTCTCAACAACTCTATTGGAGAAATGGGCTTTTTAGAGTGTAAAAGATCTATTTTATTTTTAAAAGAGAATAATCTTAGCTTATCCGATGATGAACTTATCAACTATCTAAAGAAAAAAGGACAAAATTTAGAAGAGATTCTTCAATTAAATAATCACACTCTTATAAAAGAAAAGATGTCTCTCTTCAAAAATATAGACTATTTTACAAAAGCTATCTATGAAATTATGATAAGTTACAACTTCTATTACTCCCTAAACTTTAAATTTTTAAAGGACATTAAAGAGTATAAGGAAGGAAATACATTCTACTATCGTGATGAAAGTTATGTTATTTTTGGAACCTATTTTGAAAACCGTGGTAGCTTCAAAATTTTCCAAAAATAA
- a CDS encoding efflux RND transporter periplasmic adaptor subunit: MKTKKMSILFLVILGFLILTSFIFKKNPDETIKVKVLDYSNISTSNKYTGVVSPKEVFPIVAEGPAIVEKFLVKVGDEVKKGDQLVIFSNISLLENERILRNNEIDIEDTRLKLSNLESGPLKIELNNKILEIKNLEEELLNKKRTLPILESEAKAAKSRLVAYKNLFKEGGVTSTDLSSITSQFERMNLDLINLKSSILLNQDKLEFLKQNYDSLNKELSLEKMILLSKLEKLNLENSVLSKRFEQISKPFISPYDGIIYTINSQDGVSLAGGERLLTIATQAKNIVKLDIPIENSQNIKVGDEALVTPPNNDTGNISKILGKVSKVSSIAKSSADEKKNLIIETEVEMPDSIHFNPGYFVDVEIFSDLKSNTLSVDSFSIFEDKNQPFVFILDDGIAKKTPIDIGFKTKSSAEVLNLPKGTKIIINPFNIMDGQRVLSE, encoded by the coding sequence ATGAAAACAAAAAAAATGTCGATTCTTTTTTTAGTTATTTTAGGATTTTTAATTTTAACTTCTTTTATTTTTAAAAAAAATCCAGATGAAACTATCAAAGTAAAAGTCTTAGATTATTCAAATATCTCTACCTCTAACAAATATACCGGTGTTGTTTCACCTAAAGAAGTTTTTCCTATCGTTGCTGAAGGCCCAGCTATTGTAGAAAAATTTTTAGTAAAAGTTGGAGATGAAGTTAAAAAAGGTGATCAACTTGTTATTTTTAGTAATATTTCACTTTTAGAAAATGAGCGAATATTGAGAAATAATGAGATTGATATTGAAGATACTCGATTAAAACTTTCTAATCTTGAAAGTGGTCCATTAAAAATTGAACTTAATAATAAAATTTTAGAGATTAAAAACTTGGAAGAGGAACTTCTAAATAAAAAAAGAACCCTTCCTATTTTAGAATCCGAAGCTAAAGCTGCTAAAAGTCGTCTAGTTGCATATAAAAACCTTTTTAAAGAGGGTGGTGTAACTTCTACTGATTTGAGCTCTATAACATCACAATTTGAAAGAATGAATTTAGATTTAATTAATTTAAAAAGTTCTATTCTATTAAATCAAGATAAACTTGAATTTCTTAAACAAAATTATGATAGTTTAAATAAAGAACTATCTTTAGAAAAAATGATCCTTCTATCTAAGTTAGAAAAATTAAACTTAGAAAACAGCGTTTTAAGTAAAAGATTTGAGCAGATTTCTAAACCTTTTATTTCTCCATACGACGGAATTATTTATACTATTAATTCACAAGATGGTGTCTCTTTAGCTGGTGGTGAAAGACTTTTAACTATAGCTACGCAAGCTAAAAATATTGTTAAATTAGATATTCCAATAGAGAACTCACAAAATATTAAAGTGGGTGATGAAGCTTTAGTCACACCTCCTAATAATGATACAGGAAATATTTCTAAAATTCTTGGAAAAGTTTCTAAAGTTTCATCTATAGCTAAATCTTCTGCTGATGAAAAGAAAAATTTAATTATTGAAACTGAGGTAGAGATGCCAGATTCTATCCATTTTAACCCTGGATATTTTGTTGATGTTGAGATTTTTAGTGATTTGAAGTCTAATACTTTATCTGTTGATTCTTTCTCTATTTTTGAAGATAAAAACCAACCTTTTGTTTTCATTTTAGATGATGGCATTGCCAAAAAAACTCCAATTGATATCGGATTCAAAACTAAAAGTAGTGCTGAGGTTTTAAATCTACCTAAAGGAACTAAAATCATTATCAATCCATTTAATATAATGGATGGTCAGCGTGTCCTTTCAGAATAA
- a CDS encoding glycosyltransferase family 2 protein: MISVIMINYKGTQDTIEAINSLKHQNFKGNFKIIVVDNCSPDNSFSILKETYIKDPMVDIILSERNGGFAYGNNFGIKYAIENYNPDFFLLINNDTISDPNLLRVFRNFYINNINQNIGILTGQICYFNSPDTIWFAGGKLQRKRAGGIHIGENNLNCDIYNTQKEIDFATGCLMFFHKSLIESIGLLPEEYFMYFEDVDFSWKVINSGRKIIYLPTAKILHKVGRSSNILTSRKNYEQFNKNRSILAKKYLSSLDYINFKLFMYTRNTLKFFKHLIFDKEFINTYRGL, from the coding sequence ATGATTTCAGTTATAATGATAAATTACAAGGGAACTCAAGATACAATTGAAGCTATTAATTCTTTAAAACACCAGAATTTTAAAGGTAATTTTAAAATAATTGTTGTGGATAACTGCTCTCCTGATAACTCCTTTTCTATTTTAAAAGAAACCTATATAAAAGATCCTATGGTAGATATTATTCTTTCTGAAAGAAATGGTGGATTTGCATATGGAAATAACTTTGGTATAAAGTATGCTATTGAAAATTATAATCCTGATTTTTTTCTACTTATAAATAATGATACTATTTCAGACCCTAATCTTTTAAGAGTTTTTAGAAATTTTTATATAAATAATATCAATCAAAATATCGGAATTCTGACAGGACAAATTTGTTATTTTAACTCTCCTGATACTATCTGGTTTGCAGGTGGGAAGCTTCAACGAAAAAGGGCGGGTGGAATACATATAGGTGAGAACAATCTAAATTGTGATATTTATAACACTCAAAAAGAGATTGATTTTGCTACTGGTTGTCTTATGTTTTTTCATAAAAGTCTAATTGAATCTATAGGATTACTTCCTGAAGAGTATTTTATGTATTTTGAAGATGTGGACTTTTCATGGAAAGTTATAAATTCAGGAAGAAAAATTATCTATCTACCTACTGCTAAAATTTTACATAAAGTTGGTAGAAGTTCTAATATTTTAACTTCACGAAAAAACTATGAACAGTTTAATAAAAATCGTTCTATTCTTGCTAAAAAATATCTGAGTTCATTAGATTACATCAACTTTAAATTATTTATGTATACAAGAAACACTTTAAAATTTTTTAAGCACCTTATTTTTGATAAAGAGTTTATCAACACCTATAGGGGGCTTTGA
- a CDS encoding mannose-1-phosphate guanylyltransferase, which translates to MIAAIIMAGGSGERFWPLSTPQRPKQLLSLFSEKSMIKETLERVTGIVPLENIFISTNVIQADMISKELPEIKKENIILEPLFKDTAAAISYASLIIRERFKSITDDIQIVVLASDHIIKNISGFQKAIISALEVAKNSEVIVTLGIMPSRPETGYGYIEVGENNSKIEMNRVYKVKKFREKPNLQTAESYIDSGNFFWNSGIFIFSLRTIFKNLEILMEDYCEILQEIAPILKTGINGKELANSVYPYFLKFEKISIDFGILEYSKNLRVIPVDIGWSDVGSFKALEDILPLDENQNIIKNTKVVSQDSHNNIIIAEGSVISLLGVNDLIIIKNNEHILICDKNKSQDLKKIVAKHNEGG; encoded by the coding sequence ATGATTGCTGCTATTATTATGGCTGGGGGAAGTGGAGAACGATTTTGGCCACTTTCAACCCCACAAAGACCTAAACAATTACTATCTCTATTTTCTGAAAAGAGTATGATTAAAGAAACTTTAGAAAGAGTCACAGGGATTGTGCCACTTGAAAACATCTTTATTTCAACTAACGTTATTCAAGCTGATATGATATCTAAAGAATTACCTGAAATAAAAAAAGAAAATATTATTTTAGAACCTCTTTTTAAAGATACTGCTGCGGCTATCAGTTATGCTTCTTTAATTATTAGAGAACGCTTCAAATCAATTACAGATGATATTCAGATTGTGGTTTTAGCTTCTGACCATATTATTAAAAATATCTCAGGTTTTCAAAAAGCCATTATTTCAGCATTAGAAGTCGCTAAAAATAGTGAAGTCATTGTTACTCTGGGTATAATGCCTAGCAGACCTGAAACTGGTTATGGATATATTGAGGTTGGTGAAAACAATTCAAAAATTGAAATGAACCGAGTCTACAAAGTTAAAAAATTTAGAGAGAAGCCAAACTTACAAACAGCGGAATCATACATAGATTCTGGAAACTTTTTCTGGAATTCTGGTATCTTTATTTTTAGTTTAAGAACAATCTTTAAAAATTTAGAAATTTTAATGGAGGATTATTGTGAAATTCTACAAGAGATTGCTCCTATATTAAAAACTGGAATTAATGGAAAAGAACTTGCTAATTCTGTTTACCCTTATTTTTTAAAATTTGAAAAAATATCCATTGATTTTGGTATTCTAGAGTATTCTAAAAACCTCAGAGTTATTCCTGTAGATATTGGATGGAGTGATGTCGGAAGTTTTAAAGCTTTGGAAGATATATTACCATTAGATGAAAACCAAAATATTATAAAAAATACTAAAGTTGTCTCACAAGATTCTCACAATAACATTATCATTGCTGAAGGGAGTGTCATCTCTCTTTTAGGCGTTAATGATTTAATTATTATAAAAAATAATGAACATATACTAATTTGTGATAAAAACAAATCTCAAGATTTAAAAAAAATCGTTGCTAAACACAACGAAGGGGGGTAG
- a CDS encoding fructose-specific PTS transporter subunit EIIC yields the protein MVSKKYIKLKLTGKTKDEILEELVEVLNAGGALNDKAEFLKVVKQREATSSTGLEEGIAIPHGKTSAVKIPAVAFGRSEGVDFDSLDGEKSKLFFMIAAPEDATDSHIETLSKLTSKLLDDELRERLEKASTEDEVIEILNEEKSEHKKNTKNVIKKEGFVVAVTACPVGIAHTYMAADSLVNKGKELGVEIKVETNGSVGVKNELTPEDIKRATGVIVAADKTIDMDRFAGKKVIQVPVKQAIRVPKELIEKTLRGEGDIYVATSSNKGATENKKNEKTGIYKHLMNGVSHMLPLVVCGGVLIALSIALSGIKAGSGADVTNPFFKSMLDLGVTAFGLMIPILAGYIAMSIADRPGLAPGLVGGALANSVGAGFLGGMVAGFAAGYIAKWVKSWNVPEGLKPIMPIFVIPLVSTTLVGVIMYFIGTPITGFMNALTGVLKGMEEGSIFLALILGCMISFDMGGPINKVAFLFGSAMITQGVPSVMGPIAVAICIPPISMGIATMMAPKNYEVGEREAGKAAFAMGLIGITEGAIPFAAADPFRVIPSIMVGSGVGAVIAAIGKVADHAPHGGPIVLPVVDNKLMFIIAIVVGSLVSAIMVNILKKIKK from the coding sequence ATGGTTTCTAAAAAGTATATTAAATTAAAACTTACTGGTAAAACCAAAGACGAGATATTAGAAGAGCTTGTAGAGGTTTTAAATGCTGGTGGGGCACTAAATGATAAGGCTGAATTTTTAAAAGTAGTTAAACAAAGAGAGGCAACTTCTTCTACAGGACTTGAAGAAGGAATAGCGATTCCACATGGAAAAACAAGTGCAGTAAAGATTCCAGCAGTAGCTTTTGGAAGATCAGAAGGAGTAGATTTTGATTCATTGGATGGAGAAAAATCAAAGTTATTCTTTATGATAGCTGCACCTGAAGATGCGACAGATTCACATATTGAAACTCTATCTAAATTAACAAGCAAACTTTTAGATGATGAGCTGAGAGAAAGATTGGAAAAAGCATCTACAGAGGATGAAGTAATCGAGATATTAAATGAAGAGAAGAGTGAACATAAAAAAAATACAAAAAATGTAATTAAAAAAGAGGGATTTGTTGTAGCAGTTACAGCTTGTCCAGTTGGAATCGCCCATACATATATGGCAGCTGATTCTCTTGTAAATAAAGGAAAAGAGTTGGGTGTTGAGATAAAAGTTGAGACAAATGGAAGTGTTGGAGTTAAAAATGAGCTTACTCCTGAAGATATAAAAAGAGCAACTGGAGTTATTGTTGCAGCAGATAAGACAATAGATATGGATAGATTTGCTGGTAAAAAAGTTATTCAAGTTCCAGTAAAACAAGCTATAAGAGTACCAAAAGAGTTAATAGAGAAGACTTTAAGAGGTGAAGGGGATATATATGTAGCAACTTCATCAAATAAAGGAGCAACAGAGAATAAAAAAAATGAAAAGACAGGAATCTATAAGCATCTGATGAACGGGGTTTCTCATATGTTACCTTTAGTTGTATGTGGTGGAGTTTTAATAGCTCTATCAATAGCTCTATCTGGAATTAAAGCTGGATCGGGTGCGGATGTAACAAATCCATTCTTCAAATCTATGTTAGATTTAGGAGTGACTGCATTTGGACTTATGATACCAATTCTTGCAGGATATATAGCTATGAGTATAGCTGATAGACCAGGACTTGCTCCAGGTTTAGTAGGAGGTGCCCTTGCAAACTCAGTGGGTGCAGGTTTCTTAGGAGGTATGGTTGCCGGTTTTGCTGCGGGATATATAGCTAAATGGGTTAAGTCATGGAATGTTCCAGAAGGATTAAAGCCAATTATGCCAATATTTGTAATTCCACTGGTTTCAACAACATTAGTTGGAGTTATAATGTACTTCATAGGAACTCCAATAACTGGATTTATGAATGCTTTAACTGGTGTTTTAAAAGGTATGGAGGAAGGATCAATATTCTTAGCTCTGATTTTAGGATGTATGATATCGTTTGATATGGGTGGTCCAATAAATAAAGTGGCGTTCCTATTTGGATCTGCTATGATAACTCAAGGAGTACCGAGTGTAATGGGACCAATAGCGGTTGCTATATGTATTCCACCGATAAGTATGGGAATTGCAACTATGATGGCTCCAAAAAATTATGAGGTTGGAGAAAGAGAAGCAGGAAAAGCAGCTTTTGCAATGGGACTTATTGGAATCACTGAGGGAGCTATTCCATTTGCAGCAGCTGATCCGTTTAGAGTAATTCCATCTATAATGGTAGGAAGTGGAGTTGGAGCTGTTATAGCAGCTATTGGAAAAGTTGCCGACCATGCACCACACGGAGGACCAATTGTACTTCCAGTTGTAGATAACAAGCTTATGTTTATAATAGCAATAGTTGTTGGATCACTTGTGAGTGCTATAATGGTAAATATTCTTAAAAAAATTAAAAAGTAA
- a CDS encoding fructose-specific PTS transporter subunit EIIC, which yields MRKRLFKSIVQIIPVFIIGGILSVLSLYTDSDFLKKLSEYSFLMVPPLLAGYIAKEICGSVGFIPGIILGYLSGVIGLGMFGGILVGIILGYFINLLKKIEISIEMSSIMYIVVLPVLSTVVVGLGLYYIFQEPMKFVLDGLGNYLNTLDDKNSVFLNFLLGGLIGVDLGGPINKVAYVYAVNSLDYGRMDIMGPIAVAISVPPLALGIAQFILKSKFSKMEKDAGVISILLGIIGITEGALLFLTKDIRVLPTTVLGAAIGAGAASILKVTSKVPHGGIIILPLIENRVGFLIALFIGVASTIFMLYFLKKD from the coding sequence ATGAGAAAAAGATTATTTAAAAGTATAGTTCAAATTATACCTGTATTTATAATAGGAGGAATCCTATCAGTTCTATCCTTATATACAGACAGTGATTTTTTAAAAAAGTTGAGTGAGTACAGTTTTTTAATGGTTCCACCTCTTCTAGCAGGGTACATAGCTAAAGAGATATGTGGGAGCGTGGGGTTTATTCCAGGAATAATTTTGGGATATCTTTCAGGAGTAATCGGTCTTGGAATGTTTGGTGGAATTTTGGTTGGAATAATTTTGGGGTATTTCATAAATCTATTAAAAAAAATAGAGATTTCAATAGAGATGTCTTCAATCATGTATATAGTTGTATTGCCAGTTTTGTCAACTGTTGTAGTCGGACTAGGACTATACTATATATTTCAAGAACCAATGAAATTTGTATTAGATGGACTTGGAAATTATTTAAACACCTTAGACGATAAAAATAGTGTGTTTTTAAACTTTCTATTGGGAGGTTTGATAGGTGTAGACTTGGGAGGACCGATAAACAAAGTGGCATATGTTTATGCTGTGAATAGTTTAGACTATGGGAGAATGGATATAATGGGGCCGATAGCAGTAGCTATATCAGTTCCACCACTAGCTCTTGGAATAGCTCAATTTATATTGAAAAGTAAATTTTCTAAAATGGAAAAAGATGCAGGAGTGATATCTATCTTATTGGGAATTATAGGGATAACAGAAGGGGCTCTTCTATTTTTAACAAAGGATATTAGAGTTTTACCAACAACAGTTTTAGGGGCTGCAATAGGTGCAGGGGCGGCATCTATTTTAAAAGTTACATCAAAAGTTCCACACGGAGGAATAATAATACTCCCATTGATAGAAAATAGAGTGGGATTTTTAATAGCTCTTTTCATAGGGGTAGCTTCAACAATATTTATGTTATATTTTTTGAAAAAGGATTAA
- a CDS encoding GNAT family N-acetyltransferase: MDRTVENVNVLMTKDDLKNIKKKELPEGYSFCFYEDGMDEDWINIQLKSKHILDAKEGEEYFKGVFLKNKTLLKERLLFIKDEAGNLVGTGAIWDGKHFPEDENRRFRLHWIAVDPDHGGKGLAKALISKLLEIFRDKQMGRGLYLSTQTCSYVAVKIYLEFGFLPYDEVKNKKAWDIIYTKI; the protein is encoded by the coding sequence ATGGATAGAACAGTAGAAAATGTAAATGTTCTTATGACAAAGGATGACTTAAAAAATATCAAGAAAAAAGAACTGCCGGAAGGATATAGCTTTTGTTTTTATGAAGATGGAATGGATGAAGACTGGATCAATATTCAACTCAAATCAAAACATATTTTAGATGCAAAAGAGGGCGAAGAATATTTTAAAGGTGTATTTTTAAAAAATAAAACACTTTTAAAAGAGAGGTTGCTTTTTATAAAAGATGAAGCTGGAAATCTTGTTGGAACAGGTGCTATCTGGGACGGAAAACATTTTCCAGAAGATGAGAATAGAAGATTTAGATTGCACTGGATTGCAGTTGATCCAGATCATGGAGGAAAAGGATTAGCAAAAGCTCTTATAAGCAAACTATTAGAGATTTTTAGAGATAAACAAATGGGAAGAGGACTCTATCTTTCAACTCAAACTTGTAGTTATGTAGCAGTAAAAATATATTTAGAATTTGGATTTTTACCCTATGATGAAGTAAAAAATAAAAAAGCATGGGATATAATATATACAAAAATTTAG
- a CDS encoding TolC family protein, whose product MGRFFLFFSISFSTCVLAQEIGINTIFQRVTTSNPTVKVKELEYQIQKSEKTQTFKNLYLPPIVVSNENRIDSIRDEGLKLNTLEARVDIFNGLKDYNTFKKTTNNVYLSEQEIFLTTLREQERGINDYFLALNYENQVKIFDSAIATLNKQYYRLKRMFEENQLSPKSEYLKILSDIEDLKSLKAQYQAAALNSKESLFKILNYPLNSNFTLKEFSIGEDFPDFQPTIKTKSPEKTTLGKREQLILKNSEYDLKIAKSEFFPTVYVKAIKDFYEDSEDGYYPSHDGRVELGFSYSFNWGSTVDKVNQKKFEMKKADINYTENIKEIELRMRAKYREIQSLIEQSSAQEKRVAILKENLKIDNLRFESDLITTFDYLNSLNQLISSQENLYKTQRDLVLSKIEYDNLFK is encoded by the coding sequence ATGGGGCGTTTTTTTCTGTTTTTTTCTATTTCTTTTAGCACTTGTGTCTTAGCCCAAGAGATTGGTATAAATACTATTTTTCAAAGAGTAACAACTAGTAATCCTACCGTAAAAGTTAAAGAGTTAGAATATCAAATTCAAAAAAGTGAAAAGACACAGACTTTTAAAAACTTGTATCTTCCTCCTATTGTTGTTTCTAATGAAAATAGAATTGATTCCATCCGTGACGAAGGTCTTAAATTAAATACTTTAGAAGCTAGAGTTGATATTTTTAACGGTTTAAAGGATTATAATACTTTTAAAAAAACAACTAACAATGTTTATCTTTCAGAACAAGAAATATTTCTTACTACTCTTAGAGAACAAGAAAGAGGAATAAATGACTATTTTTTAGCTTTAAACTATGAAAATCAAGTTAAAATTTTTGACTCTGCCATTGCTACATTAAACAAACAATACTATAGATTGAAAAGAATGTTTGAAGAAAATCAACTTTCTCCAAAGTCAGAGTATCTAAAAATTTTAAGTGATATTGAGGATTTAAAAAGTTTAAAAGCTCAGTATCAAGCAGCTGCATTAAACTCAAAAGAAAGTTTATTTAAAATTTTAAACTATCCTCTCAATTCAAATTTTACTTTGAAAGAATTTTCTATTGGTGAGGATTTTCCGGACTTTCAACCAACTATAAAAACTAAATCTCCTGAAAAGACCACCCTTGGAAAAAGAGAGCAATTAATTCTAAAAAACTCAGAGTACGATCTTAAAATTGCTAAAAGTGAATTCTTTCCAACAGTCTATGTAAAAGCCATTAAAGATTTCTATGAAGATTCTGAAGATGGATATTATCCTAGTCATGATGGCCGAGTTGAACTTGGATTCTCCTACTCTTTCAATTGGGGAAGTACTGTTGATAAAGTAAATCAGAAAAAATTTGAAATGAAAAAAGCTGATATAAATTATACAGAAAATATAAAAGAGATTGAACTGAGAATGAGAGCGAAGTACAGAGAGATTCAATCCTTAATAGAGCAAAGTTCAGCCCAGGAAAAAAGGGTTGCCATTTTAAAAGAAAACTTAAAAATAGATAACCTTAGATTTGAAAGTGATTTAATTACTACTTTTGATTACTTGAACTCTTTAAACCAATTAATCAGTTCGCAAGAAAACTTATATAAAACTCAAAGAGATTTAGTTCTTTCAAAAATTGAGTATGATAATCTTTTCAAATGA